The following are encoded in a window of Roseimaritima ulvae genomic DNA:
- a CDS encoding DUF1501 domain-containing protein, which translates to MSLDLKFEHYSRRQIMQIAAASLAGISGSGWLPRLAAASEGKRPPKACILLWMPGGPSQLETLDPKPGHRNGGPTEAIATSVPGIQLSQNLPRLGKQMQDVALIRSMQTREGDHGRATQLMQTGYRPLGGMIEYPVLGSLVAHRLEPAQSPLPGFVSIAPFRLGNLGSGFLGPRFSPLLVSGASNDPTARANLTVENLDPAGIERNALSQRQELLNLMRSGLPGGATSAMKHAAVYDQAMRMVETRGEGAFDLDQEPAELRDAYGRNRFGQGCLLARRLVERGVPFVEVSLDGNGEGTWDSHINNFRAVSTMCDSLDPAWSTLLTDLRDRGLLDSTLVIWMGEFGRTPVINSSGGRDHFPDAWSVALAGAGVRGGQVVGETTADAMQVKDRPVAAAELFATVLEAIGISSSSENAAGDRPIPIVDEGGSPIKELLG; encoded by the coding sequence ATGTCGTTAGACCTGAAGTTCGAACATTATTCACGACGCCAGATCATGCAGATTGCCGCGGCCTCGTTGGCCGGCATCAGTGGATCGGGCTGGTTGCCGCGATTGGCGGCTGCCAGTGAAGGCAAACGTCCGCCCAAGGCATGCATCCTGCTGTGGATGCCGGGCGGCCCCAGCCAACTGGAAACGCTGGACCCCAAACCCGGCCACCGCAACGGCGGCCCCACCGAAGCCATCGCCACTTCGGTGCCGGGCATCCAGTTGAGCCAGAACCTGCCGCGGCTGGGCAAACAGATGCAGGACGTGGCCCTGATTCGGTCCATGCAAACCCGCGAAGGCGATCATGGCCGAGCGACCCAGTTAATGCAAACCGGCTACCGTCCGTTGGGCGGCATGATCGAATATCCGGTGCTCGGTTCCCTGGTCGCCCATCGACTGGAACCGGCCCAATCGCCATTGCCCGGCTTTGTCTCCATCGCGCCATTCCGCTTGGGCAACCTGGGCAGCGGATTTTTGGGGCCACGGTTTTCACCGCTATTGGTTTCCGGAGCCAGCAATGACCCCACGGCTCGAGCCAATCTGACGGTTGAAAATCTGGACCCCGCCGGGATCGAACGAAACGCCCTGTCCCAGCGTCAAGAACTACTGAACCTGATGCGATCCGGACTGCCCGGTGGAGCGACCTCCGCCATGAAGCACGCGGCGGTTTACGACCAAGCCATGCGGATGGTGGAAACCCGCGGCGAGGGCGCGTTTGATTTGGATCAAGAACCGGCCGAGCTGCGTGATGCCTACGGCCGCAATCGCTTCGGCCAAGGTTGCCTGCTGGCTCGACGACTGGTCGAACGCGGAGTTCCGTTTGTGGAAGTTTCGCTGGATGGCAACGGGGAAGGCACCTGGGATTCTCATATCAACAACTTCCGCGCCGTCAGCACGATGTGCGATTCGCTGGACCCCGCTTGGTCGACGTTATTAACCGACCTTCGCGATCGGGGATTGCTGGATTCGACTCTGGTCATCTGGATGGGTGAATTCGGTCGCACCCCAGTGATCAATTCCAGCGGCGGACGCGACCATTTCCCGGACGCGTGGAGCGTCGCGCTGGCCGGGGCCGGCGTTCGCGGTGGACAGGTCGTGGGCGAAACCACGGCAGACGCGATGCAGGTCAAAGATCGTCCGGTGGCCGCGGCGGAACTGTTCGCCACGGTGCTGGAGGCGATCGGAATCTCCTCGTCCAGCGAAAACGCGGCGGGCGATCGTCCCATTCCGATCGTCGACGAAGGCGGCTCGCCGATCAAGGAGCTGCTGGGATGA